A stretch of Microcoleus sp. FACHB-831 DNA encodes these proteins:
- a CDS encoding alpha/beta fold hydrolase: MPTQTSPTTETATQFYTWKNYKCAYEFHIPTDANNAPATPLLLIHPIGVGLSRHFWQRFCTEWYKTGHSNPIYNPDLLGCGNSDMPHVACTPRDWAEQLQYFLQNVVKQPVIIIVQGALLPVAIELVNLQNEPNLISALVLAGPPALPLITKNSPPVRQRVRWNILDSPFGKAFYRYARRPQFLDSFSIRQLFADQDSVDAEWLDTLVKGAANPDSRHAVFSFLAGFWRQDYKDAIAAIKQPTLVVLGEEASSISKKGKGETPDERLAEYLQLLPNSKGMKIPGRNVLPYESTAEFIAAIADFVGK, encoded by the coding sequence ATGCCTACCCAAACTTCACCGACGACGGAAACTGCGACTCAGTTTTACACCTGGAAAAATTACAAATGCGCTTACGAATTCCACATTCCGACAGATGCCAATAACGCTCCCGCTACTCCTTTACTATTAATCCATCCCATCGGTGTTGGCTTATCCCGGCATTTCTGGCAGCGATTCTGTACGGAGTGGTATAAAACAGGTCATTCTAATCCTATCTACAATCCAGACTTATTGGGATGCGGTAATAGCGATATGCCGCACGTCGCCTGCACCCCTAGAGATTGGGCTGAACAGTTGCAATATTTTTTGCAGAATGTTGTAAAACAACCTGTAATTATAATAGTTCAAGGTGCCTTGCTGCCTGTAGCAATTGAGTTAGTTAATCTACAAAATGAACCTAATTTAATTAGCGCTTTAGTGCTGGCTGGCCCGCCTGCTTTGCCACTGATAACTAAAAATTCTCCGCCTGTGCGGCAACGAGTGAGATGGAACATATTAGATTCTCCTTTTGGCAAAGCTTTTTATCGCTATGCGCGGCGACCGCAGTTTTTAGATTCGTTTTCGATTCGGCAATTATTTGCCGATCAAGATTCAGTAGATGCTGAATGGTTGGATACTTTGGTGAAAGGTGCGGCAAATCCTGATAGTCGCCATGCTGTTTTTTCCTTCCTGGCTGGGTTTTGGCGACAAGATTATAAAGACGCGATCGCAGCTATTAAGCAACCAACTTTAGTAGTGTTAGGCGAGGAGGCATCTAGTATTAGTAAGAAAGGCAAGGGAGAAACGCCAGATGAAAGGTTGGCCGAATATTTGCAACTTCTGCCTAACAGCAAAGGTATGAAAATTCCTGGTAGGAATGTTTTGCCTTATGAATCAACAGCAGAGTTTATCGCAGCGATCGCAGACTTTGTGGGAAAATAG
- a CDS encoding sigma 54-interacting transcriptional regulator encodes MTLTDAVIWLQERTALGVLSASVLNAIALVLEEQLIPPQTNLVVDDTTPQGLYILKHGHLESQRTNQTSAWAIGLLPGAIINLQELLLNQPAQRTIITTSESCLWFIPADRFRELVSQYPEISQFLSQQLAQELAQLSSQLSYEQERQAVLLPYLVTRAKRGIVGKSRYAVRLRQQIKQACSDRKPAVIFGEPGLEKDNIAALLHFGSPQRREPIIKLDCSKLQASGGELFGRAGGKRGLIEWLGEGTLVLNNIQELPRDLTPKIAKLLETNTYIPVGGEQEKGGEEINPKLQCKARIVMISERTLPTIDRWVRHSIKVPPLRVRKADISDQIEYYIRLFCRAKGLERPHVTPEALRRLQAYDFPGNLKELQSLVERAIVQSECAKELTEEVFWSVETHKKRFRLNLLNSYPQLRRFLRSSWWPDKINYGFTLGFFALVVAVLFLGPQRRHENFALNMFWAWWWPLVLIGFPFVGRLWCAVCPFMIYGEVTQKLSLWLWPRQLKRWPRQSAEKWGGWFLFGLFVLIYLWEELWNLEDTAYLSACLLLLITAGAMIFSAIFERRFWCRYLCPIGGMNGLFAKLSMTELRAQQGTCSAECTTYQCYKGGPQKGEGLETGGCPLYSHPAQLEDNKDCVLCMTCLKACPHRSVELNLRPPGIELWTTHVPHAYEVALLLLLFSGVYLHRLPELRSLLGLQLDLTQFWPHLGLSLAALIIPATVPLICYGCMQMFYRLGNYIQEVRSQSKNKKSQIPNLKPRSFVELAYGYLPLVLGGNLAHYLRLGLGEAGRILPVSLATFGLGGEGLPVLVAHPAAIAFLQGIILIFSVLLSVVLTQKIARQPLRFLLPQHIGAIVLAVGLWAIVVE; translated from the coding sequence ATGACATTAACAGATGCGGTGATATGGCTGCAAGAACGAACAGCGCTAGGGGTTTTGTCTGCATCAGTATTAAATGCGATCGCCCTCGTCTTAGAAGAACAACTGATACCGCCGCAAACTAACTTAGTAGTAGATGACACTACCCCACAAGGTCTGTATATTCTAAAACACGGCCACCTAGAGAGCCAACGCACCAACCAAACTTCGGCTTGGGCGATTGGTTTACTGCCAGGAGCCATCATTAACTTGCAAGAGCTACTATTAAACCAGCCAGCTCAAAGAACAATCATCACCACAAGCGAATCGTGTCTGTGGTTTATTCCAGCCGACCGATTTCGGGAATTAGTCAGCCAATACCCTGAAATATCGCAATTTTTATCACAGCAGCTAGCGCAAGAACTGGCTCAACTGTCTTCTCAACTATCTTACGAACAGGAGCGTCAAGCAGTATTACTGCCCTATTTAGTAACTAGGGCAAAACGAGGCATTGTGGGCAAAAGCCGCTATGCAGTGCGACTGCGACAGCAAATTAAACAAGCGTGTAGCGATCGCAAACCTGCTGTCATCTTCGGCGAACCAGGACTAGAAAAAGACAACATCGCTGCTTTGCTTCACTTCGGTTCTCCCCAGCGACGCGAACCGATCATCAAACTAGACTGTAGTAAATTGCAAGCAAGCGGGGGGGAACTTTTCGGTCGCGCAGGCGGCAAACGCGGGCTAATTGAATGGCTAGGCGAAGGCACCTTGGTACTCAACAACATTCAAGAACTTCCCCGCGATCTAACGCCGAAAATAGCTAAATTGCTAGAAACCAATACATACATTCCCGTCGGTGGGGAACAGGAAAAAGGGGGGGAAGAAATAAACCCCAAATTGCAATGTAAGGCACGCATTGTAATGATTTCCGAACGAACTTTGCCCACAATCGATCGCTGGGTACGTCATTCAATTAAAGTCCCACCGCTGCGGGTACGAAAAGCCGATATTAGCGACCAAATAGAATACTACATCCGGCTATTTTGTCGCGCTAAAGGTCTTGAAAGACCCCATGTAACACCAGAAGCTTTGCGCCGATTGCAAGCTTATGATTTCCCTGGAAACCTCAAAGAATTGCAAAGTCTTGTAGAAAGGGCAATCGTCCAGTCGGAATGTGCTAAAGAACTAACAGAAGAAGTATTCTGGTCGGTCGAAACCCATAAAAAGCGATTTCGCCTTAATCTCTTAAATTCCTACCCCCAACTGCGGCGATTTTTGCGTAGTTCTTGGTGGCCGGATAAGATTAATTACGGCTTTACTTTAGGCTTTTTTGCTCTAGTTGTAGCTGTCCTATTTCTTGGCCCCCAGCGTCGGCATGAAAATTTTGCTTTAAATATGTTTTGGGCATGGTGGTGGCCGTTGGTGCTAATAGGTTTCCCCTTTGTCGGACGGTTATGGTGCGCTGTTTGTCCATTTATGATTTATGGGGAAGTCACGCAGAAGCTTTCTTTGTGGCTTTGGCCGCGACAGCTGAAACGTTGGCCGCGACAGTCAGCTGAAAAGTGGGGTGGCTGGTTTTTATTTGGCTTATTCGTTCTAATTTATCTATGGGAAGAACTGTGGAATTTAGAAGATACGGCCTATCTTTCTGCTTGTTTGCTACTGTTGATTACTGCCGGAGCGATGATTTTCTCGGCAATTTTTGAGCGGCGATTTTGGTGTCGGTATCTATGCCCAATCGGGGGAATGAACGGGCTGTTTGCCAAGTTGTCGATGACTGAGCTAAGGGCGCAACAGGGCACTTGTTCGGCTGAATGCACGACGTATCAATGTTATAAGGGGGGGCCTCAAAAAGGGGAGGGTTTGGAGACAGGCGGATGTCCTTTGTATTCTCATCCAGCACAGTTGGAAGATAACAAAGATTGCGTGCTTTGCATGACGTGTCTTAAGGCTTGTCCGCACAGGTCAGTTGAACTCAATTTGCGTCCCCCTGGAATTGAGTTATGGACAACTCATGTGCCTCATGCTTATGAAGTGGCGCTGTTGCTGTTGTTGTTTAGCGGGGTGTATTTGCATCGATTACCTGAGTTGCGCTCGCTGTTAGGTTTGCAACTGGATTTGACTCAGTTTTGGCCTCATTTGGGCTTATCCCTAGCAGCTTTAATTATCCCCGCTACTGTGCCTTTAATTTGCTATGGCTGTATGCAGATGTTTTACCGATTGGGTAATTACATACAAGAAGTAAGAAGCCAAAGCAAAAATAAAAAATCTCAAATTCCAAATCTTAAGCCTCGCTCGTTTGTAGAGTTAGCTTATGGATATTTACCTCTAGTGCTAGGTGGGAATTTGGCTCATTATTTGCGGCTGGGCTTGGGAGAAGCTGGAAGAATTCTGCCAGTAAGTTTGGCCACTTTTGGGCTGGGTGGCGAGGGTTTACCAGTGTTGGTGGCTCATCCAGCTGCGATCGCGTTTTTGCAGGGGATAATACTAATTTTCTCCGTCCTTTTGAGTGTCGTATTAACGCAGAAGATTGCTCGTCAACCGCTGCGATTTCTGCTACCGCAACATATAGGGGCAATAGTGCTGGCTGTTGGTCTGTGGGCAATTGTTGTTGAATAA
- a CDS encoding DUF2470 domain-containing protein has translation MSEPITPEISDRICKHMNDDHANAVVLYAQKFGNTPDAASAEMLSIDPQGMNLNAIVNGAAVPVRVEFDHVLADAEDAHHTLIAMVKQARSNSQ, from the coding sequence ATGTCTGAACCTATCACTCCTGAAATCAGCGATCGCATCTGCAAGCACATGAACGACGATCATGCTAATGCTGTCGTTCTTTACGCCCAAAAATTTGGTAATACTCCCGATGCTGCTTCAGCAGAAATGCTTTCAATCGATCCGCAGGGTATGAATTTAAATGCCATCGTTAACGGTGCTGCTGTTCCAGTCCGCGTTGAGTTCGATCATGTTTTAGCAGATGCAGAAGACGCCCATCACACTCTAATTGCAATGGTTAAACAAGCACGTTCCAATTCACAATAA
- a CDS encoding calcium-binding protein, which yields MSEVEIDKIREERIDMEIVVDAYNDEERAMGWYCYLEDNLNFPFKANWVRKGRKSLSPEAKEVEVLEMSSEEECLEDMFVEILYKDATGDDTFSARLSDIKPIDADSETQEAIADWHYWLARGYEF from the coding sequence ATGAGTGAAGTTGAAATAGACAAAATTCGAGAAGAGCGCATTGACATGGAGATAGTGGTCGATGCCTATAACGACGAAGAACGGGCGATGGGTTGGTACTGCTATCTTGAGGATAATCTCAATTTCCCCTTTAAAGCTAACTGGGTGAGAAAGGGACGCAAATCCTTATCGCCTGAAGCCAAAGAAGTTGAGGTGCTGGAAATGTCATCCGAGGAGGAATGCTTGGAGGATATGTTTGTGGAAATATTGTACAAAGATGCTACGGGTGATGATACTTTTTCTGCCCGTTTATCTGATATAAAGCCGATTGATGCTGATAGCGAAACTCAGGAAGCGATCGCAGACTGGCACTATTGGCTTGCCAGAGGATATGAGTTCTAA
- a CDS encoding GUN4 domain-containing protein, which yields MPDNPNQPKPYDAVIGGQNPPPSNGAVLGGLQGVKTRIANASLEIRKGGIREALKYGQDGLELAIQALEDPAEEVQWFAYLLLKTRPETSIRNALQDYIPVIYRKLRDLLETGNWKDADGETAAAMLKVAGREKQGWLRVEDISRFPSDELRIIDQLWLRYSNGRFGFSIQKQIWQSVGNNYSPFGDRVRWRQFGGWLSYSQFSFTAEAPEGHLPAAHLTWDSLKRDQTWLWYGGTVDDVRWFELKSLLSRRDL from the coding sequence ATGCCCGATAATCCCAATCAACCAAAGCCTTATGATGCTGTCATAGGCGGTCAAAATCCGCCTCCCTCTAATGGCGCAGTTTTAGGAGGCTTGCAAGGTGTAAAAACGCGTATAGCTAATGCTTCTCTAGAGATAAGAAAGGGCGGGATAAGGGAAGCTCTAAAATATGGGCAAGATGGCTTAGAATTAGCAATTCAAGCTCTAGAAGATCCCGCCGAAGAAGTGCAGTGGTTCGCGTATTTACTACTAAAAACCCGGCCAGAAACCAGCATCAGAAATGCCTTGCAGGATTATATTCCTGTAATATATAGAAAGTTGCGCGACCTCTTGGAAACAGGAAATTGGAAAGACGCAGATGGGGAAACTGCGGCGGCTATGCTGAAGGTAGCTGGGAGGGAAAAACAAGGCTGGTTGCGAGTAGAAGATATCAGCAGGTTTCCTAGCGATGAACTGCGTATTATCGACCAACTTTGGCTGCGATACAGCAACGGACGCTTTGGTTTTAGTATACAAAAACAGATTTGGCAAAGCGTTGGCAATAATTATTCTCCATTTGGCGATCGCGTCCGCTGGCGACAGTTTGGCGGGTGGTTGAGTTATTCTCAGTTCAGTTTTACCGCAGAAGCCCCCGAAGGCCATTTGCCTGCTGCACACCTTACCTGGGATTCATTAAAGCGCGATCAGACATGGCTTTGGTATGGCGGTACCGTAGATGATGTGCGCTGGTTTGAACTTAAATCTCTTCTCTCGCGTCGAGATTTGTAG
- a CDS encoding alpha/beta fold hydrolase: MFAAFLPDKCNQLRDSTCITTVQSLKQIAITTPLSDRTIATNYYHQGKGGTPILLLHGFDSSLLEFFRLLPLLAAHNETLAVDLFGFGFTERSPGIQFSPATIKSHLFCFWKTLINQPMILVGASMGGAAAIDFALAHPSCVKKLVLINSTGYSGGFPFGQFLFPPFEYWAVEWWRFLKLQTLANARNQRNPDHAYLDAVLCATLPMDMPGWYEAILGFTKSGAYNIEKDIAKIDKPTLILWGEGDNMLGTADAEKFKRAIARSELIWISNSGHVPQFEQAEITAKHILAFAC; the protein is encoded by the coding sequence ATGTTTGCCGCTTTTCTACCTGACAAATGCAATCAACTGAGAGATTCCACCTGTATTACCACCGTCCAAAGCCTCAAGCAGATTGCCATTACTACACCATTGAGCGATCGCACCATCGCCACAAATTACTATCATCAAGGTAAGGGCGGCACTCCCATTCTTTTGCTGCATGGGTTTGACAGTTCCCTACTAGAGTTCTTCCGCTTGTTGCCCCTACTCGCTGCCCATAACGAAACTTTGGCAGTGGATTTATTTGGTTTTGGCTTTACGGAGCGATCGCCAGGTATTCAGTTTAGCCCAGCTACCATTAAATCGCACCTTTTCTGCTTCTGGAAAACTTTGATTAATCAGCCGATGATACTGGTGGGAGCATCTATGGGAGGTGCGGCTGCAATCGATTTTGCACTCGCTCATCCCTCATGTGTTAAAAAACTGGTTTTAATCAACAGCACTGGCTATAGTGGGGGATTTCCTTTTGGGCAATTTCTGTTTCCCCCCTTCGAGTATTGGGCAGTAGAATGGTGGCGCTTCCTTAAACTTCAAACTTTAGCCAATGCCAGAAATCAACGCAATCCAGATCACGCTTATTTGGATGCTGTTTTGTGCGCTACCCTGCCTATGGATATGCCTGGTTGGTATGAAGCTATCCTCGGTTTTACAAAAAGTGGTGCTTATAATATTGAGAAAGATATCGCCAAAATTGATAAGCCAACTTTGATATTGTGGGGGGAGGGGGATAATATGTTGGGTACTGCGGATGCAGAGAAATTTAAAAGAGCGATCGCTCGCTCTGAGCTAATCTGGATCTCAAATAGCGGTCACGTCCCTCAATTCGAGCAAGCCGAAATTACCGCCAAACACATTCTCGCTTTTGCCTGCTAA
- a CDS encoding 2Fe-2S iron-sulfur cluster-binding protein, translating into MAVYQVRLVNSTLNLDRTISIPDDQYILDIAEDAGIRLPSGCKQGECSACVAKLVSGEIDQSEQKFLRPQELEAGYTITCVAYPLSDCTLETHQEQVLYKSALYFKAEASKTE; encoded by the coding sequence ATGGCAGTCTATCAAGTCCGGCTAGTCAATTCAACACTCAATCTCGACCGTACTATTTCTATACCAGACGATCAGTATATTTTAGATATCGCTGAAGATGCTGGGATTCGATTACCTTCGGGGTGCAAACAAGGGGAGTGTTCTGCTTGTGTCGCCAAACTGGTTAGTGGTGAAATAGATCAAAGCGAGCAAAAATTTCTCCGTCCACAAGAATTAGAGGCTGGCTACACTATTACCTGCGTTGCTTACCCGCTGTCTGATTGCACCCTAGAAACCCATCAAGAACAAGTTTTGTATAAATCTGCTCTTTATTTTAAGGCAGAGGCATCTAAGACAGAGTAA